GAGACCCAGATCTACCGCAAGTCCCAGGTGATGTTCGGCCTGGACCAGGCCAAGCGGGAGATCGCGAAACGGCACCAGGTCGTGGTGGTCGAGGGCTACACCGACGTGATGGCGATGCACGCGGCGGGCGTGCCCACCGCGGTCGCCTCCTCCGGCACCGCCTTCGGCGAGGACCACATGAAGGTGCTGCGCCGGCTGATGATGGACGACGACGCCTTCCGCGGCGAGGTGATTTTCACCTTCGACGGTGACGAGGCGGGCCAGAAGGCCGCGCTCAAGGCGTTCGAGGGTGACCAGACCTTCGCCGGGCAGACCTACATCGCGGTCGCGCCGGACGGGATGGATCCGTGCGAGCTGCGCATCGCGAAGGGCGACGGCGCGGTGCGCGATCTGGTGGCCCGCCGTACGCCGCTGTTCGAGTTCGTGATCAAGAGCATGCTCAAGCAGTTCGACCTGGACGCGGTGGACGGCCAGGTCTCGGCCCTGCAGAAGACGGTGCCGATGGTCGCCGCGATCAAGGACCGGGCCAGCCGCGACGGGTACGCCTCGAAGCTGGCCTGGTGGGTCGGCTGGCAGGACGTGGCGCAGGTGGTCAACCGGGTGCGGGGCGCGGCAGGCGCGGCGGCCCGGCGCGGTCCGGCCGAGCCTGCGCGGCGCCCGGCCGCCCGGCAGGAGGCCCCGGCACCCGCGCCGCAGGAGCAGGATCTGCCGCGGCCTGCGCCGAAGGACCCGCGGTTCCACGCCGAGCGCGAGGCCCTCAAGGCCGCGCTGCAGCAGCCGGCGATCGCCGGTCCGGAGTACGACTCGCTGCCCGAAGAGGCGTTCACGCATCCGGTGTACGTCGCGGTGCACCTGGCCGTGCTGAAGGCGGGTGGGGCGGCGTCCGGGCTGACCGGCCCGGCGCTGCTGGACGCCGCGGCGCAGCACTGTCGCGAAGGGACGGTCCGCCGGGTGCTCAGCGAGCTGGCGGTGGAACCGTTGCACGCCTTGGGGGAAGTGGACTCGCGCTACATCTCCGGGGTGCTCGCCGGGGTGCAGGAGAGCTTGGTGGGCAGGCAGATCGGGGAGATCAAGTCGAAGCTGCAGCGGCTCTCCCCGGTGGAGGCGCCGGACGACTACCGGGCGCTGTTCGGCGATCTGGTGGCGCTGGAGCAGTACCGGAAGTCGTTGCGCGAACAGGCTTCGAGCGGATGGGACTGACGTGGGACTGCTGAGCCGCTTCTTCGGCCGCGGGCTGCCCGAGGGTTTCCCGGGGGAGCTGGCCGAGGGCGAGGAGGTGATCGCCACGGCCGCGGTCGAGAGCGGCGGGCACCTCGTGGTGACGACGCTGGGCCTGTGGCTGCCCGAAGGCGGCGGTGCGCGGCGGGTCGGCTGGCACCTGGTGGCCAAGGCGAGCTGGGGCGAGCAGGGTTTCACGCTGATCGAATCGCAGGAGACCGGCCACAGCGGTGCGGTGGTGATGCTCGCCGACCGCGAGCCGGTGCGGTTCCGGCTGCCGGTGCCGGGCAGGGTCCCGCAGCAGGTGCGGCTGCGCGTGGACGGGTCGATCCGCGCCCGGCACCGCCAGGAATTCCCGGACGGTGGCGCCTGGTTCGTGCAGCGCAAGGTGCCCGGCCGCGATGGCACCGTGCTGCAGGTGCGTCCCGACCCGGGCACCGATCCGGCGCTGGCCGAGGCGGTCGCGGCGGAGGCCGCGGAGAAGCTGGCCAACCCGCCGAAGTAGCAGTACGCTCGTACTCAGTACGTTCGTACTGTTTGTGACCTCGCCAGGAGGCGGCGATGTGGGATCCGGCGAAATACCTCGGCTACGCGGATCTGCGGGCGCGCCCGTTCTTCGATCTGACCGGCCGGATCCCGGCCCGCTCGCCGCGGCGTGTGGCCGATCTGGGCTGTGGGCCGGGGAACCTGACCACGGACCTGGCCCGGCGCTGGCCGGACGCGGTGATCGAAGCGTTCGACAGCTCGCCGGAGATGGTCGCCGCGGCCCGTGCGCGCGGGGTCGCCGCCGAGGTCGCCGACGTGCGGACCTGGGTGCCGGAACCGGACACCGACGTGGTGGTGTCGAACGCCGTCCTGCAATGGGTGCCGGGTCATGACGAGCTGCTGCGCCGCTGGGCCGGGCAGCTGCCGCCCGGTGCTTACCTGGCCGTGCAGCTGCCCGGCAACTTCGGCGCACCTTCGCACCGGATCGTGCGGGACCTCGCGGCCGGCCCGGCGTGGTCGGCCGAACTCGGCGCGGCCCTGCTGCGGGAGGAGGACGCCGTCGCCTCCCCGCACGCCTACGCCGACCTGCTCGCCGACGCCGGATGTGCCGTGGACGCTTG
This Amycolatopsis sulphurea DNA region includes the following protein-coding sequences:
- the dnaG gene encoding DNA primase, translated to MAGRIRESDIAEVRERNRIDEVVGEYVALRRAGGGSLKGLCPFHNEKTPSFNVRPTHGTFHCFGCGEGGDVIKFIQKIDLVSFVEAVERLADRVGVRLTYEGGGASVQRDRGTRSRLIEAHRAASEFYIEQLVTDDARAARDFLSERGFDAAAARQFGCGFAPGGWDKLTKHLLNRGFEVKELLAAGLSKEGQRGPMDRFHRRLVWPIRDVGNDVVGFGARRLFDDDRISAKYLNTAETQIYRKSQVMFGLDQAKREIAKRHQVVVVEGYTDVMAMHAAGVPTAVASSGTAFGEDHMKVLRRLMMDDDAFRGEVIFTFDGDEAGQKAALKAFEGDQTFAGQTYIAVAPDGMDPCELRIAKGDGAVRDLVARRTPLFEFVIKSMLKQFDLDAVDGQVSALQKTVPMVAAIKDRASRDGYASKLAWWVGWQDVAQVVNRVRGAAGAAARRGPAEPARRPAARQEAPAPAPQEQDLPRPAPKDPRFHAEREALKAALQQPAIAGPEYDSLPEEAFTHPVYVAVHLAVLKAGGAASGLTGPALLDAAAQHCREGTVRRVLSELAVEPLHALGEVDSRYISGVLAGVQESLVGRQIGEIKSKLQRLSPVEAPDDYRALFGDLVALEQYRKSLREQASSGWD
- a CDS encoding trans-aconitate 2-methyltransferase encodes the protein MWDPAKYLGYADLRARPFFDLTGRIPARSPRRVADLGCGPGNLTTDLARRWPDAVIEAFDSSPEMVAAARARGVAAEVADVRTWVPEPDTDVVVSNAVLQWVPGHDELLRRWAGQLPPGAYLAVQLPGNFGAPSHRIVRDLAAGPAWSAELGAALLREEDAVASPHAYADLLADAGCAVDAWETTYTQPLTGPRAVLEWITGTALRPVRAALSDERWAAFRADLAPLLDEAYPTRPDGTTWFAFRRIFFVARVPG